One Stenotrophomonas sp. SAU14A_NAIMI4_5 DNA segment encodes these proteins:
- the guaA gene encoding glutamine-hydrolyzing GMP synthase, protein MTNIHNDKILILDFGAQYTQLIARRIRELGVYCEIWAWDHNPAEIAAFGAKGIILSGGPESTTLPGAPAAPQEVFDSGLPIFGICYGMQTLAAQLGGATEAADQREFGHAEVNVINPDALFKGLSDHGGEPKLNVWMSHGDHVSVAPPGFTITATTDRIPVAAMANEEKRWYGVQFHPEVTHTLQGQALLRRFVVDVCGCQTLWTAANIIDDQIARVREQVGDDEVILGLSGGVDSSVVAALLHKAIGEKLTCVFVDTGLLRWQEGDQVMAMFAEHMGVKVVRVNAADRYFSALEGVSDPEAKRKIIGNLFVEIFDEESNKLKNAKWLAQGTIYPDVIESAGSKTGKAHVIKSHHNVGGLPEHMKLGLVEPLRELFKDEVRRLGVELGLPRTMVYRHPFPGPGLGVRILGEVKREYAELLAKADAIFIDELRKADLYDKTSQAFAVFLPVKSVGVVGDARAYEWVIALRAVETIDFMTAHWAHLPYEFLGTVSNRIINELRGVSRVVYDISGKPPATIEWE, encoded by the coding sequence ATGACCAATATCCATAACGACAAGATCCTGATCCTCGATTTCGGCGCGCAGTACACGCAGCTGATCGCCCGCCGCATCCGCGAGCTGGGCGTCTACTGCGAAATCTGGGCCTGGGACCACAACCCGGCCGAGATCGCGGCGTTTGGCGCCAAGGGCATCATCCTGTCCGGCGGCCCGGAATCGACCACGCTGCCGGGCGCCCCGGCCGCACCGCAGGAAGTGTTCGACAGCGGCCTGCCGATCTTCGGCATCTGCTACGGCATGCAGACCCTGGCTGCCCAGCTGGGCGGCGCCACCGAAGCGGCTGACCAGCGCGAGTTCGGCCACGCCGAAGTGAACGTCATCAACCCCGATGCACTGTTCAAGGGCCTGAGCGACCACGGCGGCGAGCCGAAGCTGAATGTCTGGATGAGCCACGGCGACCACGTCTCCGTCGCGCCGCCGGGCTTCACCATCACCGCCACCACCGACCGCATTCCGGTGGCCGCCATGGCCAACGAAGAAAAGCGCTGGTACGGCGTGCAGTTCCACCCGGAAGTGACCCACACCCTGCAGGGCCAGGCGCTGCTGCGCCGCTTCGTGGTGGATGTGTGCGGCTGCCAGACCCTGTGGACCGCCGCCAACATCATCGACGACCAGATCGCCCGCGTGCGCGAACAGGTGGGCGATGACGAAGTGATCCTGGGCCTGTCCGGCGGCGTCGATTCGTCCGTCGTGGCCGCGCTGCTGCACAAGGCCATCGGCGAGAAGCTGACCTGCGTGTTCGTGGATACCGGCCTGCTGCGCTGGCAGGAAGGCGACCAGGTGATGGCGATGTTTGCCGAGCACATGGGCGTGAAGGTCGTGCGCGTGAATGCCGCCGACCGTTACTTCAGCGCGCTGGAAGGCGTGAGCGACCCGGAAGCCAAGCGCAAGATCATCGGTAACCTGTTCGTTGAAATCTTCGACGAAGAGTCGAACAAGCTGAAGAACGCCAAGTGGCTGGCGCAGGGCACCATCTACCCGGACGTGATCGAGTCGGCCGGCAGCAAGACCGGCAAGGCGCACGTGATCAAGAGCCACCACAACGTGGGCGGCCTGCCGGAGCACATGAAGCTGGGCCTGGTGGAGCCGCTGCGCGAGCTGTTCAAGGACGAAGTGCGCCGCCTGGGCGTCGAACTTGGCCTGCCGCGCACCATGGTCTACCGCCATCCGTTCCCGGGCCCGGGCCTGGGCGTGCGTATCCTGGGCGAAGTGAAGCGTGAGTACGCCGAGCTGTTGGCCAAGGCCGATGCCATCTTCATTGATGAGCTGCGCAAGGCGGACCTGTACGACAAGACCAGCCAGGCGTTTGCCGTGTTCCTGCCGGTGAAGTCAGTGGGCGTGGTGGGCGATGCGCGCGCTTATGAGTGGGTGATTGCGCTGCGTGCGGTGGAGACGATTGATTTCATGACGGCGCATTGGGCACATCTGCCGTATGAGTTCCTGGGTACGGTGAGCAACCGGATCATCAATGAGTTGCGGGGGGTGTCGAGGGTTGTCTATGACATCTCGGGGAAGCCGCCGGCTACTATTGAGTGGGAGTGA
- a CDS encoding TIR domain-containing protein, producing the protein MEAAEVPKKFHVALSFAGEDRVYVDAVAKALRAEGVDVFYDKFEEVDLWGKDLYTHLSDVYQNRAIFTVMFVSDAYRKKLWTNHERKSAQARAFTESHEYILPAFFDETVEVPGLLKTTGHIALKDRSPAALAELIIKKLRKAGVRLKQAFSYSDEAKADVDFPLKNGNKIAGLIKAMKTYNWYQQNPAVVAVLELDWGKISANEAFVLGRNLYQCACGNENRAVAFLDKLRQELASIPIERALDLLNGMFFEVYFNAAGEFRSGKIKGRCLEKLLAIQTVKKYESAMLFIQRTLEPYRDELPFVPSTAPQEVVVELSVKRSAPPLIKALKIGGRSLLSEDKDSDSPDGRVWRLSFRGFTVKELKAQLADEWSIPLALLKIESDREMDSKLELELPDGVSIRWPART; encoded by the coding sequence ATGGAGGCTGCCGAAGTGCCCAAAAAATTTCATGTTGCCTTGTCCTTTGCCGGCGAAGATCGTGTGTATGTCGACGCCGTGGCCAAGGCGTTGCGAGCCGAAGGCGTCGATGTCTTCTACGACAAGTTCGAGGAAGTCGATTTGTGGGGCAAGGATCTGTACACACATTTGAGCGATGTCTACCAGAACCGAGCCATCTTCACTGTCATGTTCGTTTCCGACGCATACCGGAAGAAATTGTGGACGAACCACGAGCGCAAGAGTGCCCAAGCCCGTGCATTCACCGAAAGCCACGAATACATCTTGCCGGCCTTTTTTGATGAGACTGTCGAAGTGCCTGGTCTCTTGAAGACGACAGGACACATTGCTCTTAAAGATCGTTCGCCCGCTGCCCTGGCCGAACTCATCATCAAGAAACTGCGAAAGGCCGGTGTACGCCTGAAGCAGGCCTTTTCATACTCGGACGAGGCCAAGGCGGATGTGGACTTCCCGCTAAAGAACGGAAACAAAATCGCCGGTCTCATTAAGGCGATGAAGACCTACAACTGGTACCAGCAGAACCCGGCCGTCGTGGCCGTACTTGAACTCGATTGGGGCAAGATCAGCGCTAACGAAGCCTTTGTGCTGGGCCGTAATCTATATCAATGCGCTTGTGGAAATGAGAATCGGGCGGTCGCGTTCTTGGACAAGCTGCGCCAGGAGTTGGCGTCCATTCCAATCGAGCGGGCGCTTGACCTGTTGAACGGGATGTTCTTCGAGGTCTACTTCAATGCTGCTGGTGAGTTTCGTTCCGGCAAAATCAAGGGACGGTGTTTAGAGAAGCTCCTGGCTATCCAAACGGTGAAGAAGTACGAGTCCGCAATGCTATTCATCCAGCGGACGCTTGAACCATATCGCGACGAGCTTCCGTTTGTGCCTTCCACTGCGCCACAGGAAGTGGTTGTGGAGTTGAGCGTTAAGCGAAGTGCTCCACCGCTCATCAAGGCGCTGAAGATTGGGGGACGCAGTCTGCTCAGCGAAGATAAGGACAGCGATAGCCCAGATGGGCGGGTGTGGCGGTTGTCATTCCGTGGCTTCACAGTCAAGGAACTGAAGGCGCAACTTGCCGATGAATGGAGCATTCCCCTCGCCTTACTAAAAATTGAGTCCGACCGGGAGATGGACTCGAAACTTGAACTTGAACTCCCGGACGGGGTGAGCATTCGATGGCCAGCGCGCACATGA
- the qatC gene encoding Qat anti-phage system QueC-like protein QatC yields the protein MKRQLLAGRFGPDDSFDVTAGADEQRTYLQLVAGEKSLDHGIGGALTSLKKIGLFPSEIGIDLLVLAAHVHAADTRISRTEQSQDSWTREIRLVVPVSDPSRWTAAAPTLKKSLDFLTGDRWTIGFRARPDRFATITQAAPPSLIAPPFDAVSLFSGGLDSLIGAIDLLEDGATPLLVSHFGEGATSDAQGKLFAGLKKHYVKSSFERLRVGMTFVDGLVEGVGGENSTRGRSFLFFALGVFAGTGLGRRFILRVPENGLIALNVPLDPLRLGSNSTRTTHPYYMARWNDLLVALGIDGEIRNPYWDKTKGEMAAACRNPDLLKKLATDSLSCSSPAKARWLGHGIEQCGYCLPCLIRRAALTAAWGTGNDPTTYTVPDLHAKPLDTRQATGVQVRSFQYAIERLKGKPQLANLLIHKPGSLADEAAHLDQLADVYRRGLGEVARLIDGAEAKPR from the coding sequence ATGAAGCGACAACTCCTGGCGGGCCGCTTCGGTCCTGACGACAGCTTCGATGTGACGGCGGGCGCCGATGAACAAAGAACCTACCTGCAACTCGTTGCCGGCGAGAAGTCTTTGGATCATGGCATCGGTGGCGCGCTGACTAGCTTGAAGAAAATCGGTTTGTTTCCCTCGGAGATCGGCATTGACCTGCTGGTCTTGGCCGCCCATGTCCATGCGGCGGACACACGCATCTCTCGCACCGAGCAATCGCAGGACTCATGGACGCGCGAGATACGACTGGTTGTGCCGGTAAGCGATCCATCTCGCTGGACCGCTGCGGCACCGACTCTCAAGAAGTCTCTGGATTTTCTGACGGGCGATCGCTGGACGATCGGGTTCAGGGCACGTCCAGATCGGTTCGCGACGATCACCCAAGCAGCGCCTCCGAGTCTGATCGCTCCTCCCTTTGATGCCGTCAGCCTGTTCTCGGGTGGATTGGACAGCTTGATCGGGGCCATCGATCTGCTAGAAGACGGCGCCACTCCCCTACTGGTCAGCCACTTCGGCGAGGGCGCGACGAGCGATGCTCAAGGCAAGCTGTTCGCAGGTTTGAAGAAGCACTACGTCAAGTCATCTTTCGAGCGTTTGCGGGTCGGCATGACCTTCGTGGATGGTCTTGTGGAAGGCGTCGGCGGCGAGAACAGCACACGAGGCAGGTCGTTCCTGTTCTTCGCTCTCGGAGTGTTCGCGGGTACTGGGCTTGGGCGGCGTTTCATCCTGCGTGTCCCCGAGAATGGGTTGATCGCGCTAAATGTGCCTTTGGACCCCCTGCGGTTGGGATCAAACAGCACCCGCACCACGCATCCGTATTACATGGCGAGGTGGAACGATCTGCTCGTCGCACTTGGCATCGACGGCGAGATCCGGAACCCATACTGGGATAAGACGAAGGGCGAGATGGCCGCAGCCTGCCGCAACCCAGACCTCTTGAAAAAACTGGCGACAGATTCGTTGTCGTGCTCGTCGCCCGCCAAGGCCAGATGGCTAGGACATGGTATCGAACAATGTGGCTATTGCCTGCCATGCCTCATCCGTCGCGCAGCGTTGACAGCAGCATGGGGGACCGGGAACGACCCGACGACGTACACGGTACCCGATCTTCATGCAAAGCCGTTGGACACACGCCAGGCGACAGGAGTGCAGGTCAGGTCGTTCCAGTACGCTATCGAGCGCTTGAAGGGCAAGCCCCAGCTCGCGAACCTCTTGATCCACAAGCCCGGCTCGCTTGCCGATGAAGCCGCACACTTGGACCAGCTTGCCGACGTCTACCGTCGCGGCCTGGGCGAAGTCGCACGACTCATCGACGGTGCAGAGGCGAAACCAAGATGA
- the qatD gene encoding Qat anti-phage system TatD family nuclease QatD: protein MIATAGLVDFHCHLDLYPDHAAAVLDAEASGVFTLTVTTTPRAWPRNHELAQRTKHVRAALGLHPQLVAERESEIELWDRHLSETRYVGEVGLDAGPRFFKSLDAQKRVFQHVLQRCAQAGDKIITVHSIRSAKAVLDLVEANLPPERGKIVLHWFTGTKREAKRALELGCYFSINAGMLANERHAPMVQAIPLDRMLTETDGPFTKTDDRPSKPADVAVAIEALSRLHGMPTSMVVATIRANLRTLLEPNDGAKNSPPPPSGVADS, encoded by the coding sequence ATGATCGCCACTGCGGGCCTCGTGGACTTCCACTGCCATCTTGACCTCTACCCGGACCATGCAGCGGCGGTCCTGGATGCGGAGGCGTCCGGCGTGTTCACGCTGACCGTAACGACGACACCTCGCGCGTGGCCCCGCAATCACGAACTCGCGCAGCGCACAAAGCATGTTCGAGCAGCGCTGGGGCTGCACCCCCAACTGGTCGCGGAGCGTGAAAGCGAGATCGAGCTGTGGGATCGGCACCTTTCGGAGACGCGCTATGTTGGCGAAGTCGGATTGGACGCCGGTCCCCGATTCTTCAAGTCGCTCGATGCGCAGAAGCGCGTCTTCCAACATGTGTTGCAGCGTTGCGCGCAGGCCGGCGACAAGATCATTACGGTCCACAGCATCAGATCGGCCAAGGCGGTACTCGATCTCGTCGAAGCGAATCTACCGCCCGAGCGCGGAAAAATCGTTCTCCACTGGTTCACGGGAACCAAGAGAGAGGCGAAGCGCGCGTTGGAGCTGGGCTGCTACTTCTCCATCAACGCGGGAATGCTTGCCAATGAGAGGCATGCACCGATGGTGCAGGCTATTCCCTTGGATCGGATGCTGACGGAAACCGATGGTCCATTCACAAAAACGGATGATCGCCCATCTAAACCTGCCGATGTTGCTGTAGCGATCGAAGCGCTTAGTCGGCTACACGGGATGCCAACTTCAATGGTTGTCGCTACGATACGGGCGAATCTGCGTACCCTACTCGAACCGAATGATGGAGCGAAGAACAGTCCACCCCCTCCGTCTGGGGTTGCCGACTCTTAA
- the guaB gene encoding IMP dehydrogenase, producing the protein MLRIQAEALTYDDVSLVPAHSTILPKDVNLETRLTRDLKLKLPILSAAMDTVTEARLAIAMAQLGGMGIIHKNLSLEQQAAEVAKVKKFEAGVIRDPITVGPETTIRDVLALTQAHNISGVPVVGSDGLLAGIVTHRDMRFETELDDPVRHIMTKKDRLVTVKEGAASDEVLQLLHRNRIEKVLVVNDDFALRGLITVKDIQKNTDFPNAAKDLSTRLLVGAAVGVGGDTDRRVEALVAAGVDVIVVDTAHGHSQGVLDRVAWVKKNFPHVQVIGGNICTGEAALALLDSGADAVKVGIGPGSICTTRVVAGVGVPQVTAIDLVAEALQDRIPLIADGGIRYSGDIGKALAAGASTIMVGGLLAGTEESPGETELYQGRSYKSYRGMGSLAAMEKGSKDRYFQDAATADKLVPEGIEGRVPYRGPVGGIIHQLMGGLRATMGYVGCATIDDMRTKPKFVKISGAGQRESHVHDVTITKEPPNYRA; encoded by the coding sequence ATGCTGCGCATCCAGGCTGAAGCACTCACTTACGACGACGTCTCGCTCGTCCCCGCCCACTCGACCATCCTGCCCAAGGACGTCAACCTCGAAACGCGGTTGACTCGCGACCTGAAGCTGAAGCTTCCGATCCTGTCTGCGGCCATGGATACCGTCACCGAAGCCCGCCTGGCCATCGCCATGGCCCAGCTCGGCGGCATGGGCATCATCCACAAGAATCTCAGCCTGGAACAGCAGGCCGCGGAAGTGGCCAAGGTCAAGAAGTTCGAGGCCGGTGTCATCCGCGACCCGATCACCGTCGGCCCGGAAACCACCATCCGCGACGTGCTGGCCCTGACCCAGGCGCACAACATCTCCGGCGTGCCGGTGGTGGGCAGCGACGGCCTGCTGGCCGGTATCGTCACCCATCGCGACATGCGCTTCGAGACCGAGCTGGACGATCCGGTCCGCCACATCATGACCAAGAAGGATCGCCTGGTCACGGTCAAGGAAGGCGCCGCCAGCGATGAAGTGCTGCAGCTGCTGCACCGCAACCGCATCGAAAAGGTGCTGGTGGTCAACGATGATTTCGCCCTGCGTGGCCTGATCACCGTCAAGGACATCCAGAAGAACACCGACTTCCCCAACGCCGCCAAGGATCTGTCGACCCGCCTGCTGGTCGGCGCTGCCGTCGGCGTGGGTGGTGACACCGACCGCCGCGTGGAAGCGCTGGTTGCCGCCGGCGTGGACGTGATCGTGGTCGATACCGCGCACGGCCACTCGCAGGGCGTGCTGGACCGCGTTGCCTGGGTCAAGAAGAACTTCCCGCACGTGCAGGTTATCGGTGGCAACATCTGCACCGGCGAAGCCGCACTGGCGCTGCTGGACAGCGGCGCGGACGCAGTCAAGGTCGGCATCGGCCCGGGCTCGATCTGCACCACCCGCGTCGTCGCCGGCGTCGGCGTGCCGCAGGTCACCGCCATCGATCTGGTGGCCGAAGCCCTGCAGGACCGCATCCCGCTCATCGCCGACGGTGGCATCCGTTACTCGGGTGACATCGGCAAGGCGCTGGCCGCCGGTGCCTCGACCATCATGGTCGGCGGCCTGCTGGCCGGTACCGAGGAATCGCCGGGCGAGACCGAGCTGTACCAGGGCCGTTCGTACAAGAGCTACCGCGGCATGGGTTCGCTGGCTGCCATGGAGAAGGGGTCCAAGGACCGCTACTTCCAGGACGCCGCCACCGCCGACAAGCTGGTGCCGGAAGGCATCGAAGGCCGCGTGCCGTACCGCGGCCCGGTGGGCGGCATCATCCACCAGCTGATGGGCGGCCTGCGCGCCACCATGGGCTACGTGGGTTGCGCCACCATCGACGACATGCGCACCAAGCCCAAGTTCGTCAAGATCAGCGGCGCCGGCCAGCGTGAGAGTCACGTCCACGACGTGACGATCACCAAGGAACCGCCGAACTACCGCGCCTGA
- the qatB gene encoding Qat anti-phage system associated protein QatB, producing the protein MGTSTAYGGPGGGTPLVPSWLGDADGAGAPAAPPGDGAVPDGQPPVDGTAPPVPPNRAPIPKTADPQRFSGARNSFTRFAGSGGSDRANLGRAVSRYVSTSAGGARQAARRMGASRGAGARLLGFLADAQARGVREALRALDLESLAGRPLTEIFVGLADYVCPGAGTVDEGIAREAYIETIVELASEGLTDLTTFTPDQMQTVFELYATHAIEARICNDIGTKAVTMPADTQAAHRVEQQLRDFIRGGVSDALTRARADTPNLTPERIQGFVDALYESAFAILQTLGDAEADQ; encoded by the coding sequence ATGGGAACCTCGACGGCTTACGGCGGCCCTGGCGGCGGAACACCGCTTGTTCCGTCATGGTTGGGTGACGCCGATGGCGCGGGCGCCCCTGCAGCCCCTCCTGGCGACGGCGCAGTCCCTGACGGCCAGCCGCCAGTGGACGGCACCGCGCCGCCGGTGCCGCCGAACCGCGCCCCCATCCCCAAAACGGCAGACCCGCAGCGTTTCTCCGGTGCTCGCAACAGCTTCACGCGATTTGCCGGTTCTGGCGGCAGCGACCGTGCCAACCTGGGCCGCGCAGTCTCAAGATACGTCTCAACATCAGCCGGCGGCGCGCGCCAGGCTGCCCGACGTATGGGTGCCTCGCGCGGAGCGGGTGCACGGCTGCTTGGTTTTCTGGCCGATGCACAAGCAAGGGGTGTGCGCGAGGCACTGCGGGCGCTGGACCTGGAATCACTGGCCGGACGACCGCTCACGGAAATCTTCGTCGGCCTAGCCGACTACGTCTGCCCAGGCGCGGGCACCGTCGATGAAGGCATCGCCCGCGAGGCGTACATTGAAACCATCGTTGAACTGGCAAGTGAAGGGCTTACCGATTTGACCACCTTCACGCCGGATCAGATGCAGACAGTCTTCGAGCTGTATGCCACACACGCGATAGAAGCCCGCATCTGCAACGACATTGGCACAAAGGCCGTGACCATGCCAGCGGACACGCAAGCTGCGCACCGCGTCGAACAGCAGTTGCGCGACTTCATCCGGGGCGGGGTGAGCGATGCGCTGACGCGGGCCCGTGCGGACACGCCGAATCTCACGCCCGAGCGAATTCAGGGTTTCGTCGATGCGTTGTACGAGTCTGCATTTGCAATCTTGCAAACCCTGGGCGATGCGGAGGCGGACCAATGA
- a CDS encoding site-specific integrase, with product MLTDTALRNLKPKSKIYKASDRDGMYVTVSPTGTVTFRYDYRLNGRRETLTIGRYGPAGISLALAREKLIDAKKAVAQGKSPALEKQREKRRLTAAKTFGEMTAKWLVGARMADSTKAMRRSIVDRDILPAFENRQLNEIASDDLRALCNKVKERGAPATAVHIRDIVKQIYAFAILHGEKVENPAADVGAASIATFVPKDRALSPLEIRLMARQMESVATYPTIRLALRMILLTLVRKSELIQATWDEVDFENATWTIPKQRMKGRNPHVVYLSRQALDIFVALHTCAAGSKFVLPSRYDADRCMSNATLNRVTQIVAERAKAAGLPLEPFTVHDLRRTSSTLLNEIGFNRDWIEKCLAHEDGRSSRSIYNKAEYAEQRRHMLQEWANMVDAWVDGQTNVPKLMPENAVVPALSAMA from the coding sequence ATGCTTACCGACACCGCACTGCGCAATCTCAAGCCTAAGTCCAAGATTTATAAGGCTTCAGACCGCGACGGGATGTACGTAACGGTATCGCCAACCGGTACCGTCACCTTCCGCTACGACTACCGTCTCAATGGACGCCGCGAAACCCTCACCATTGGCCGCTACGGACCTGCCGGTATTTCGCTGGCTCTTGCCCGTGAAAAGCTGATCGACGCCAAAAAGGCCGTCGCTCAGGGCAAGTCCCCTGCGCTGGAGAAGCAGCGCGAGAAGCGCCGCCTGACCGCCGCCAAGACTTTCGGCGAGATGACCGCGAAGTGGCTGGTGGGCGCCCGGATGGCCGACAGCACCAAAGCGATGCGTAGGAGCATCGTTGATCGGGACATCCTGCCGGCCTTCGAGAACAGGCAGCTCAACGAAATTGCTTCCGACGATCTGCGAGCCTTGTGCAACAAGGTGAAGGAGCGCGGAGCGCCCGCCACTGCGGTGCACATCCGCGACATCGTGAAGCAGATCTATGCCTTTGCCATCTTGCATGGCGAGAAAGTGGAGAACCCCGCTGCCGATGTGGGAGCTGCGTCGATCGCGACCTTCGTGCCGAAGGATCGCGCCTTGTCGCCGCTTGAGATCCGCCTGATGGCACGACAGATGGAATCTGTGGCGACCTATCCGACCATCCGGCTGGCATTACGCATGATCCTGCTGACGTTGGTGCGCAAGAGCGAGCTGATCCAAGCCACCTGGGATGAGGTTGATTTCGAGAACGCGACCTGGACCATCCCGAAGCAACGGATGAAAGGGCGCAACCCCCACGTGGTCTACCTCTCGCGCCAGGCGCTCGACATCTTCGTGGCGCTGCACACGTGCGCGGCCGGTTCTAAGTTCGTGCTGCCGTCGCGCTATGACGCCGACCGCTGCATGTCGAACGCGACCCTCAACCGGGTCACGCAGATCGTGGCGGAACGGGCCAAAGCCGCTGGCCTGCCGCTAGAGCCGTTCACCGTCCATGACCTGCGCCGTACCAGCTCGACGCTGCTCAACGAGATCGGCTTCAACCGCGACTGGATCGAGAAATGCTTGGCGCACGAGGACGGGCGTTCCTCACGCTCGATCTACAACAAGGCCGAGTATGCCGAGCAGCGGCGCCACATGCTGCAGGAGTGGGCCAACATGGTCGATGCCTGGGTCGACGGGCAGACCAACGTGCCGAAGCTGATGCCGGAGAACGCGGTAGTGCCGGCGTTGAGTGCGATGGCTTGA
- a CDS encoding AlpA family phage regulatory protein, giving the protein MESEVEQLSKTSNALPLPGTEAYEALPQFPHRSPLPFRRTIRREELRQIVPLAETTIYEMERRGEFPRRFNLTPRCLVWDLAEVEAWVEHRKQAPRGGVSKPDVHLRKTRPVRVGSSEE; this is encoded by the coding sequence ATGGAGTCCGAGGTGGAACAGCTATCGAAAACATCCAACGCGCTCCCATTACCGGGGACGGAAGCCTACGAGGCGCTGCCGCAGTTTCCGCATCGCAGCCCCCTTCCTTTCCGGCGCACCATTCGCCGTGAAGAACTGCGGCAGATCGTCCCCTTGGCCGAAACGACGATCTACGAAATGGAGCGACGCGGCGAGTTCCCGCGTCGCTTCAACCTGACGCCGCGCTGCCTCGTGTGGGACTTGGCCGAAGTGGAAGCTTGGGTCGAGCACCGCAAACAAGCCCCTCGCGGCGGCGTCTCGAAGCCGGATGTCCACCTAAGAAAAACCCGCCCTGTCCGGGTAGGTTCGAGCGAGGAATGA